A part of Methanomassiliicoccaceae archaeon genomic DNA contains:
- the nifV gene encoding homocitrate synthase: protein MRNKEDIIQALSGRLNVCDTTLRDGEQTAGIVFSNLEKYKIAQMLDRAGVQQIEAGIPTMGTDEKMAVKHIAHMGLNASILGWNRADINDINTSIDCGVDSVAISMSASDIHIDHKLKKSRQWVLEKIYEAVSYAKGHGFYISCNGEDSSRADIDFLVEFVKTAKEAGADRFRYCDTIGREQPFSTYERIKRIISETGMDVEMHMHDDFGMATANCLAGIHAGARFASTTVMGIGERSGNSPLEEVVMASKHLFGIDSGIDTKQLRDLSLFVSRAAGRSIEVSKPFLGSNCFAHEAGIHADGIIKDAINYEPYNPEEVGLERKLVIGKHSGRNTLITVLGEMGVSIDKDMASDLLDIVRRASVQMHRSISDDELFSLYEDMLKKSNIFDDSVV, encoded by the coding sequence ATGAGAAATAAAGAAGATATAATCCAGGCGCTGAGCGGCAGACTCAATGTCTGCGACACCACGCTGAGAGACGGAGAGCAGACGGCGGGCATTGTCTTCTCTAATTTAGAAAAATACAAGATAGCCCAGATGCTAGACCGTGCCGGAGTCCAGCAGATCGAGGCAGGCATCCCTACCATGGGCACCGACGAAAAGATGGCGGTCAAGCACATTGCGCATATGGGTCTGAACGCATCCATACTCGGATGGAACAGGGCCGATATCAATGATATAAACACCAGCATCGACTGCGGAGTCGATTCGGTGGCCATTTCCATGTCGGCTTCCGACATTCATATAGATCACAAGCTCAAGAAGAGCCGTCAATGGGTCCTTGAGAAGATATACGAGGCCGTTTCATACGCGAAGGGCCATGGATTCTATATCTCGTGCAACGGAGAGGACTCTTCGCGCGCCGATATTGATTTTCTTGTCGAGTTCGTAAAAACCGCCAAGGAAGCAGGGGCAGATCGTTTCAGATATTGCGACACCATCGGAAGGGAGCAACCCTTCTCGACATACGAGCGCATTAAAAGGATAATATCGGAAACGGGCATGGATGTGGAAATGCACATGCATGATGATTTCGGTATGGCAACAGCGAACTGCCTCGCAGGCATCCACGCCGGGGCGAGATTCGCTAGCACGACGGTAATGGGGATAGGCGAAAGGTCGGGCAACTCTCCATTGGAAGAAGTCGTGATGGCATCGAAGCATCTGTTCGGTATAGACTCAGGCATAGACACGAAGCAGCTTAGGGACCTGTCATTGTTCGTATCGAGGGCGGCGGGCCGTTCGATAGAGGTTTCGAAGCCGTTCCTAGGGTCCAACTGTTTTGCTCATGAGGCAGGCATCCATGCGGACGGAATAATCAAGGATGCGATAAACTACGAGCCGTACAATCCGGAAGAGGTGGGCCTGGAGAGGAAACTGGTAATAGGGAAGCACTCCGGAAGGAACACCCTGATAACTGTCCTCGGAGAAATGGGTGTCAGCATCGACAAGGATATGGCATCGGACCTTTTGGATATCGTAAGGCGCGCGTCGGTACAGATGCACCGCAGCATATCCGACGATGAGCTTTTCTCGTTGTATGAAGACATGCTTAAGAAATCGAATATCTTCGATGATTCTGTAGTTTAA